Sequence from the Mustelus asterias chromosome X, sMusAst1.hap1.1, whole genome shotgun sequence genome:
AAAAAGGAGGCAGAGAACAAATTCCTACAATTGCTATAACATTCACTAGTTCTTCTGTAATCCCAGAGATTCAGATGCAGTTTCTAACCACTGCTAGGTCTGACTGTAACTTTCACCCTGCTCCAGGAATTATTGAGGACCCCTCGTAAATTCCAGATGGGTGCAACGGTATCAGGTTGCACATTGTAGTTGTTATCCACAGCTTTGCAGATTATCTCCAGGTTCTTCTGGCCCTTTGGCAGCGGCACAGTGAGCTGCCAGAGTTTCCATGCCCATGCCCGATCCTCATCCTGCTTCTCCCCAGTTAACTCAGCCACCTGCCAAGTCATCCCACCGTCCAGTGAGACATCAACTCGGATCACTTCTCGGCCAGCTCCGCTCCATGCATAGCCTTTCACTGTGACCTCATCGTCGTCTGCAGAGAGATAGTCATCATTGCAAGGTGTTGTGATGGCAGACTGGATGGGGAGCTCCTGGATTGCTGGAGCAGTACTGAAATCAACAGTGTCCCAGTCTACAGAGGGAGAAAACCCTTTATAGTCATTCACCTGCCAATGGCTCTTGCTTTCTTCTTTACTTACAATGATCTTGCTCAACCACTTGACATTACGTGCTCCGACCACTCCTGGCACAATGACACGTAGTGGAAAGCCATGATCCCTGGATAGCTCTTCACCATTCATTTCGTAGGCAAGTAGCACATCACCATCTTTGGCCAGGGCCTTGCGAATAGAAATAGAAGCCCCATAGGGTGACCCAGACACATCCTTATCAAGTCCCTCAAATTGGACATGCTTAGCATTCGTGTTCTCTGGGATCCCTGCATACTTGAGGACTTCagaaagcttagctcctccccatGTAGCATTACCAATTGCTGCCATCCCCCAATTCAGTCCCTTTACCTGACGCACAGCATTCATTTCAGAGCGCCGATTCCCTGCACACTGTAATGTGGCAGTTACGGTGTGCTTTGGGAACTTGGTCTTGAGGTCGTTGAGGGTTAATTGGATGGACCTCAGTCCCTCTCCCATAATCTCCAAATGGAACTTTTTTGGATCAATGTCTGGGACGGGCAGGTGGTTTCTTTTGAAGAAAATTTCATTTGGAGTAAGATAATTATCAGACAGGATTTCTAATGGCGGTTCTGCATTAAATGGCTTTAAACTATTCACTTTCAAAACAGGATGTCTCAGTGGCTCATTCCCATATGGGTCGCTCACATCTGAGATTGCCAGCTTCTGGTCTTCTGGGCTGAGTTCTCCAATTTTGTACTCTTCAAGCATCTTGGAAATATGTTCCTGATTATGGACTGCATACATTGCCCAGAATGGTTCAATGGCACCTCCAGCTGCAAGCATGATCTTATTTCCCCCAGGATGCAGGTCAACAAACTTCGTAATATCATACACACCAGATTTGTAGGTGACCCATACCCCATCTGCCATTGTTTTATGCTTGGTCACATCCTGCCTGGTATAAATTGGGTAAGTTGGTTTAACGTCATTGCCTTGAGCTGATACAGATGGGCTGGTCAATTCTGGGACACTTTTAGGCTCTGCTTGTTGCACCTAGAAGACaaaataaaagactgtaagcttTCATGGACAAATAAAATCCATAACCTTTTGATTATCAATGTAACCTCAGAGGCGCTGCAATTGATCTCAGCATCTGGGTTTGAATGGGATGAAAGAAAAGTCAGCCAGAGCTCCCATTCCTGACTGCCTTCCAGATGCTGGAGTGCAGCTTGTGGATGTCAGGCAAGCGCAGAATCATCCTCAGCCATGATCAAGTACTTATTGGGACTCGTCTTCAACTGATAAAATAAATCAACCAATGAATGGTCACTTGGGGCAAGGTACCATGATTGCCATACTCATAGAAATGTACCTCAGGATGCTAGCATCTTCAGGAGAAACCTGGGTGGGACAAGAGTTAGGAATAGAAAAAGTCTGTAACGAGTCTCTTTACTAGGGAATACCATAcaccatttaaaaacaaaatgactAAGCATAGATTAATGAAACAAGAGTTACACAATTGTTAGCAATGAAGCTATAGCTGTTTCTTCATACCTGCTGTCTGTATAAGCCATATACTAGGACAGCACCTGTACCCGCCAGGACTCCCACAACCATGTGTCGCCATTGTGTGTTAGAGAACTGGTTATCCACATTTTTGGCACGGTTAGCAGCTGTATTCTTCCATCGTATAAAGCCACATACTGAGCAGGCTTGTGGGAGCACTGCAGAGATCTCGGTCTGTACTCTAAAAAAGGAAGCAAAAAAATGAGAACACATCTTAATAAACTGAAATTCTTAGCACAATAGATTGGGAAGAGGGGAGATGATGCATTGTGGTAATGTTACTTAACTAATTGTGTCAAATGCAaaccttgtttttttaaaaaaaaaattggcagTTCTGCCCCCCCCAAACCACAACCACATCATCTTTGGGCCTTCCGCGCATGCACTGGCCAGGAAATGGCCGCATATGCGTAGTGCCTTTTGGATTCTTTACACCAGGAACTGGTCTTGCGCACGTGTAAAGGAAAAAAGAACAGAAATAAAATGACATGAAACTGGAGGTCAGGTGGCCTGAGCCAGAGCACTATTAGAAGGAAGGTGTCCCAGGGAGCAAGATACAGAGAGGGGGACAAGGACAAGGTCTCAAATCAAGGAGTGGTACAGAAAGGAGCCAAGTTGAAAAAAGGAGCAGAGAAATAGGCTGTGAATTAAAGACAGCTGCAGGGAGCAGACATGAAACAAAAGCAGACTTGAGAGAAGCCCTGAAGATCCGAGGAGGCAgccaaaggttggtgactccttattgagtcagatgagtttttatgacaatcgataatggtttcatggtcaatattaagtttttttttattgaattaaaattccactagctgccattgtgggattcaaactcaggtcccctAGAGCATTCCCCTggctttctggattactagtccagtgacaatattacTATTACGCCACCATCTTCCACTGTCCTTGTTGAAGCTGTCCGAGTGGGAGAGAATACCATTGCAAGCTCTTCaaatgtggagattggaaacTCTCAGTAAGAGAGTTTTCAGTGAGATTAGTTGGCTCAGTGTGATGAATATCTGAGTGGGTTGTTGAGGAATTCATGGAATTTGCTTGGGTTGCACATGGTGTTTACTTTGGAGTCTGGcgtgtctgaccacatttcacaTGTACCACATACTCACCTTGAATTAGAACATAAGATAGATATTACAAACTCAAACGTAAAACAATTTGTGTCTGTAAAGATATTGCTGGGGTAAAGAATAGTGTGATTTGAATCATTTTTGTGTGTTAGTATCGAGATATTTCCAACCTCTGTCTagtgtaatatagttcatttttcttgtttaacAATGTTAAAATTTCTTCAGCAgtttcctgtgaatttgttcagcaaCTGTCCTCCAGTTTCATAAAAAATAGTAGCTTCAAGCCAGGTTTCACCCTGTGATCCAACTTGTCCagtgtaacatcagctgggatcgtaacatAATAATCCAGTGGCCAAAATAATGCTCTTGGGACatcggttcaaatcccaacatggcagatggtggaatttaaattcagttaatgaaATCTGAgattgaaagttagtctcagtaatggcaagCATGAAACTATTATCAATGGCTGTAAAATCCTATCTGGCCcactgtcatttagggaaggaaatctgccagcctcacctggtctggccgacatgtgattctaGATCCACATGAaggcggttgactcttaaccctccaaaatggcctagcaagtcactcagttcatgggcaataaatgccagtctcATCAGTGGTGCTCATGACCACGAAAGACTAAATTAACGCAGAGACGTTGCATCAAAGATCAGGCCATTTCTGATCACTTCTTTGTATCATTGACCACCCACAACCATTTCCACCTTCTGCATCCATCCATGGAAAAATGCTACCTCCAATTTACTTACAACTGCATTTTCAAAATCCCTGCTATCCAGCCTTTGGCCCTCCATTCACACAATATTTCTACAGCAACTTAGGCAACTGCACACACACCTCCACATTTCATGTCCTCGTATCCAATATTACTATTACTGGCTCACTCTGGCCATTCATCTATTCCCCCCAGCCCCCTTAGAGCCCACACCTTGATTCCCTTATGTCCAAGGGACGCAAACTTGACAACTGGTTTAGAAATCCACCACCAGATCTGGTTGGGTCAGATAAAACGCTATTGGGTCCTTTGCTTGCCTGCAAAAGCTGCTCACTATTCCAGGACCTTAGTGAAATGCAAAGATAATTCTTGGCTTCTTTTTCCCCACTGCAACCAGTTTTCTTAAACCCCCTTTTTCCTGTATcctccaccatcacctccaacAAGTATGAGGAGCTCATGGACTTCCTTTACACTAAGATCCAATCAGCCACCTCTGCCACGTCCCTCCCTTCCACTAGCTCACATGGTAAAACTTTCTCCAAGTTCCCCCTGCCCTAGACCTGAACATGCATCTTTTCTCTCCTGTTGCTCTTCATGCCCTCTGAGCTCACCCTGTGCCTTCTGATAATGTTGTTGAGGGGTAGCATAAAGATGTGTAATGAGAAGTGGAATGAgaagatagactgggacttttttctctgcagcgtaggaggctaaggggtgatcttatcgaggtctataaaatattaaagggcacagatcagctagatagtcaatatcttttcccaaaggtaggggagtctaaaactagagggcatatgtttaaggtgagagatacaaaagtgtccagaggagcaattttttcacacacagtgtggtgagtgtctggaacaagctgccagagataatagtagaggcgggtacaattttttaatcttttaaaaagcgtttagacagttacatggataagatgggtatagagggttatgggccaaatgcaggcaattgggactagcttcggggtttaaaaaaaagggcggcatgaacaagttgggccgaagggcctgtttccatgctgtaaacctctatgactctcagtgGTCAAGGGTAGATCCTTGAGGGACGCCAGATTGGGCGGTGAGGCCCACCTTCGGTTCCAACAATCCTATTCTCAATAAACTGCACCCACCTtcctctcctgatccccatgttaGCCCAAATTGTTCACAGTTCTCTCTTTAGGTGTTGGCCCTCTCctttaaatctgccatcatcaCCATTCTCCTCAAAAACCAATCCTTGACCGCACCATCCTTGTAAACTGCtgtcccatctccaacctcccttttccTCTGTAAAGCCCTTGATTCTCCCAAATCCGTTACCATCCCTCTGATCAGGTTTCCACAGTACCAAAACAGCTCTGATCGAAGTCACAACTGACACCCTTTAACATTGTGACAAAGGTCAACtttccctcctcctcctttgaCTTGTCTGCAACCTTTGACACTATTGACCACATTATCCTTCAATGACTTTTCAGTGTTGTCCAGCTGGATAGAATAGCATTCACCTGGTCCAATTCTCATCTCTTGAACTGTAGCCAGAAAAttacttgcaatggcttctctcccTACTCCAGCACAGCTCCATCTGGCGTCCCTCAAGGATCTACCCTTGGCCACTTCTCAGTACACATCTTTATGCTGCCCCTCAACAACATTATCAGAATGCACAGCATTGGTTTTCACATGTATACTGATGACATCCAGTTTTCCCTAACCAACACCTCTCTTgattcctccactgttgctaaattctcAGACTGTTTATCCACCATCTAGTACTGGATGGGTAGAAATGTCCTCCAATTGAATATTGGGAAGGCTGAAGCCAGTGTTTTGGTCCCTGTTCCAAACTCTGTTCCCCAGCTACCAATTCCATCCTTCGCCATGGCAACAGTCTGGGATTAAGCCTGTTTGTTCGCAACtgtgtcacatttgatcccaagatgagcttccaaacTCACCGCACCATCACCGAGACCACCTAAACGTCAtgcctgtctcagctcatctattGATGAAACccttgtctatgcctccattACCTCTAGACTTTActgttccaatgcactcctggttgGTCTCGCACGTTCTATTCCCCTGCAAACTTAAGGTCACCTAAAACTCTCCTGACCATGTCTCAACTCGCACTAAGTCCTGTTTTCCATTGACCCACATTGGCTTCTAGTCAAGTAACATCATGCTTTCAAGATTCTCATCCTCATCTTCAAACCATTCATGGCCTTCGCcttctaatctcctccagtcccacaactcATCTGTAAGCCTCAAAATTTCACCTCTGTTTGCATCCCCAATTCTAATTATGCCACCATTGTGGCCATGCCTGGAGTTGCTTAGCCCGAAGCTTTGAAATACCCTCCCTgcacctctctacctcacttagcttaagacactccttgaaacctacctctttgatgaagcttttggtcaccttaccTAATCTCTCACCTGGATCATTGTCATACTTTTGTTTAATAATGCTCCTCTGAAGTGCCTTGGGGACATTTCATTGCATTAAAGGTGTTGTATAAATATAAGTTATTGCTGATTTCATAGCagttggtggagtttgaatttacGTTTACTGAATGTAAATCCCAGTCCTCTGAAATACTGGTCCAGTCACAGACAATGCAGTACATACTCCAGACATGTGTATTCAGCACAGCATTAATACATTGTCTCAAAAATTCTGTTTTTTATATTCGTTGACTTACTAATGTGGTACAGAGCAAAGTAAGCAGTTTTGTTTTCAGTAGCTGACATATTTTAGACATTAGGGCAGCAGGGGTGCTTCATAGAGAACAGTAGTTTTCATATTTTTGTCACAAAACAACAAATAATCTGCAAGTGCAAGGCTGCTATAAAATAAACGTGGACTTCAGATTAAAAAAAAGTAAATGCACATATCTGAGGCAACAGAACCAAACAActgtaaaggtcactgctacaaACAGCAGTCACCAAAAGAGTGAAAGTTTGGGATATCACTTTTGAAGGCTTTACTTCTTTTGTCCAGAAGGGCCAGATTCTCATGTTCACCAGATATATGTAGCATGACAATGATCTACTTATACACACccagaatgagacagagagagagattcaaattAAATTGAATGCAATAGAAAGTGGACTGGACAGCGAAtgccccctttttaaaaaaatgaacatgCAAATTAACTGATCTCTATGATGCACACAGATGTGAATACTGATTATTTTTATTCCAAATAGCTAAAACATAATTGTCAAAGtgtaagaacaaaaaacaaatagTTTCTTTGAGCCACTACAACTTCATTCATCACTAttaataagggtggcacggtgacatagtggttagcactgctgcctcacagcgccagggacccgggttcgattcccagcttgggtcactgtctgtgtggagtttgcacattctccctgtgtctgtgtgggtttcctccgggtgctctggtttcctcccacagtccgaaagacgtgctggttaggtgctttgacctgaacagacgccggactgtggtgactaggggattttcactgtaagttcattgcagtgttactgtaagccttacttgtgactaataaataaactttatctgtaCATCTGCAGGAATCAACTCAGCACACAGAAGGTTAACAGTATTATCCAGCATGGATTAGCCATAAATTGGCTAAACATGTGGCTACCTGAATCAAATTACAAGGCTAAAATTATAGAGAAAACCCCTTCAAGGCAGCAAATAGACTTTGTTCTTAACGTTTCATGTAACTGTCTTTAAATGAAAAAACACTTGTACACTATTGTGAAAAAATGAAGTTCATAAAAAGTTGCCCTTCATGCAGGAACATTCCCTGAATTAAACAGACCATTAACCAAAAACTGAGAATCCTTTCCCAGCACATATAATGATTGACAAGACACAAGAAAATGCATCATGCACTCGCATCGCACTTTTCACAATCTTGGATCATAAAGTGCTTCATAGCCAAGGGAGTACTTTTGACACTGTTGTAACAATGTAGGAAAAAGAAATTAAATCAAAGCTTTACAAAAAAAAAGGATGTTTTACATACAAAAGGTGGAGCAATTTTATAACAAGAACAGAAACAGCTATGGACCCTTTAAATCTTCCAATACAACTCAGACACTGAGCAAATGTACTGCAATACCTAACCATGCAGGCcaggaacacaagaaataggagtagaccaCATGGTCTGTcatgcctgttccaccattcaatatcatggctgctCTTGGGTTTTAACTCCATCTTCCTGCCTGCCCTCCCCAAGAGACCagcaatctgtctatctcagccttaaatgtattcaacaatggagcatccacaaccccgagatagaggattccaaagattcacaaccttttgacgTGAtttctcatctcagccctaaatgatcAGGTCCTTATCCCGAGACTGTGCCTGTTTTCTCAACTCCCCAgctcagtgtctaccctgtccagcctctTCAGAATCTTGTGTTACAATGAGAttgtctcattcttcaaaactgcaGAGTGTAGGCCAGCAATTTGCTCAACCAGGGCAGTTacaaggcaaccacattgctgtgggtctggtaaGGATAGCAGGTAAACATGGACGTTATCACTGACTGTTCTCCCCTCAGCCAATGAATCAATACTCTTCTCCATTCataaccacttggaggaagcactgagggttgcaagggcacagaatggactctgggtgggggacttcgaCACCCATCAAGAGTGGGTCGGTAGCACCACTACAGAGCCAGCTGGTCGGGTCCTAGagaacatagctgctagactggctcTGCGGTATGCGGTGAGGGAACAACTTACTTGACCTCATATgcaccaatctacctgtcgcagtttcatctgtccatgacagtatcggcaggagtgaccactgcacagcccttttggagatgaagtcccgtcttcacattgaggatatcctccaCCATGTTTGCAGCATTCCCACCatgttaaatgggatagatttcaaaactgggcatcgatgaggcactgtgggccatcagaagCAGTAGAGTTGTATACAACCATAgtctgtaatctcatggcccagcatatcccttcACTCTACCTTTACAATCAAGCCAGGGGATTAACCTTGATTCAaagaagaatgcaggagggcatgccaggagcaacaccaagtATATCTGAAAAtttaggtgtcaacctggtgaagcttcaaCACAAGACTACTTGTAGACCAAACAGCAAGCAATACACAAAGCTAAGTGATACCATAACAAacaaatcagatctaagctctgcagtcctgccacatcaaaTCATGAATGGTGATGGGCAACTAAACAGCTAACTGGAGGGGAAGGCTCCAcaagtatccccatcctcaatgatgggggagtccagcacatcagtgcaaaagataaagttgaagcatttgcagcaaccTTCAGCCGAGTGAGCGATCCATCTTGGACTCCTCCggaggtctccagcatcacagatgtcagtcttcagacaATTTGGTTCACTGCATGTGATATTAAGCAGCTAAAAGTAACAGACGCTGCacaggctatgggccctgacaacatttcaGCAATAGTATGGAAGGCTTATGTTCCAGAACCAGCCACACCCCAAGCCAAGCTGTTGTAGTACATCTATATCATTGGCAATTACctggaaatgtggaaaattgcccagatatgtcctgtccacaaaaaaagGACAAAGCCAATCCAGACCTatgagtctactctcaatcatcagagaAATGATGGAAAGCGTCAGGGATAGTCCTGTCAAGcgacacttgctcagcaataacctgctcacgggtGCTCAATctgggttctgccaggatcactcagctcctgacctcattacagtcttagtccaaacatggacaaaaagaaaGAGGAACTCCTGAGGCGAGGCGAGAATGACTGGCCTGACATcaatgagtgtggcatcaaggtaccctggcaaaactgaagtcagtgggaatcaggggaaaactcttcactggttggagtcatacctagcacacaggaagatggttgtggttcttTGTGGCCTGAGACATTGTTGAGGGAGTTCCTGAGGGTAGTGTTTGAGGCCCAAACATCGTTAGTGGTTTCATCAACGAACTTCCCTCCACCCCAAGGTCAATCGCTGATGATTGCGAAATGCGcaacaccatttgcgactccttagACACTCaaacaagacctgaacaacaatcaagtggcaagtaacattcgtaccgcaaaagtgccaggcaatgaccatctccaataagagataaTTTAACCatcgcccttgacattcaattgtgatagtatcactgaatccccactatcaacgtcctggggattaccactgaccagaaactgaacaagccatataaatattgtggctacaagaacaggtcagaggcttggaatcctgtggcaagtaactcacctcccaacccaccaaagcctgtccaccatctacaaggcacgagtcaggaatgtgatggaatactctctacttgcttGGATAAGTGCTGCACCAACAACATAAGAAGCTtaataccatccaagacaaagcagctcacttgattggcaccccatttacaaacttcactccctccaccgttgatgcacagtggcagcagtctcTATCATCTAcacgatacactgcagcaactcaccaaggctcctgtgacagcaccttccaaacctgtgatctctatcacctggaaggacaagggaagcagatgcaCGGGAGCACCACCATAGCATATCATCCAGACTTAGAATATCATTGTCACtaagtcaaaatcctgcaactccttaAAGCACTGCATGTGTTCCTACAAtgtatggactgcagcggttcaaaaaggtagctcaccaccacattctccagggcagtcagggatggacaataaatgccagtcgagccagaaatgcccacattccatgaaccaaTGAAAAaaagatttccttttctaaaggacaaGAACCACcaaatgggcttttacaacaactgATGATAGCTGTCATGGTTAACCCATTACTAATACTTGCTTTataattctagatttattaaatgagtttaaattccaccagctgccgtgatgagatttgaaccctgGACCTCTGGATAAGTAGCTCAGTGACATTAAtactacgccaccatctccccaacaATGTCTAAGTGCACTGTTACGACTTCCTTCATAATAGATTCAAGATTCTTGCTTTCCTGTGGGAAATGTAGAACTTTCTTTGCTCCAGTCCTTCTCAGGCCCCCTCCTTCACCTTTTCCTCAGTATTTTAATGGTTGCATTGATACTGCTTCCCACTCCTGCTCTGAACTAAAGAatcatcaactttgcttccaatttccaccctccTCTCACCTTCACTTGATCTACGTGGCACTCATCCCTTCCTTGACTTTTCTCTATCAACTAATATTCAAagtccactgactcccacaaTTACCTTGACTAACCTCCTGCAAGGACTCCATTCCACTGTCCAGTTCCTGTCTCAGCTGCTCAAATGATGCAACCTTCCATGCCAGTGCATGATACACCTTCCTTTCTCTTTGACTGAGAATCCCCTGCTCCATCCCAAATGTCACCTCTAAACCTTCTCAGCTCATCACCCTGCATCGCCAAATCACTTCATCCGTAATAATAGCAAATTCTCCATTCCGTGCGCTTGTGGAAACACTGTTTAATGGTAgacattgtgatgatactgtgcctttaagaaatgtacttgAATCATGTTTCTTTGTAGGTTTTACAAGCAGTTCCTTTGCAAGATTTTATTGGCACCACTTTGTTTGTCGTTGGTATCCTCTAAttattactgaagcaatataatggacatcttCTTTATTTTGAATCTGAGCTACTGTAGTGTCCCAGAGTTTTATAGTCCTTTTGGGAATTATTGGGTGGAGCACGATCGACAAGTCAGGTGCTGCATGGGGACAGTACttttccacagaaaagtccatgattttagtttcatttttctcagatgctgtttggatatgagacagaaagcagtggctcttgtttctccctctctctggagttgtaAATTCTGCTGTCTGTTAGTTGCAGTTAGAAACTGATGGAGGCAGGCAGTGTCTGTCTCtcccatctttcattccctcaccctgcagtataaatatttcccactttctatgccttttagctttgacaaagggtcacctggactcgaaacgtcagctcttttctctccttacagatgctgccagacctgctgagattttccagcattttttcttttggttcagattccagcatccgcagtaatttgtttttatccagtgtctgtctctcctgctctctccagAGGCATGCTGAAagtccaggactgggaagcctcagttttaatccaacatccaaaggaccaattcacagcaggtgtcaaaaaaactgcaaaatccagcatcatgcgAGTCTAtttgctttttgtgccaagtctagagGGATTGTATGTTTgtgggtgttgtttgacttggaacatcataaaCCTGTTCAGGTTTATACTATATCATGTTTGATTCTTGCAATTGGTAAAACTTAAGCTAATTTATTATATTTtagctgtgttcttaaataaactttatttgataaaagcttcctagtgggctgcttgaatcatacctggagtgaaaagcTTTATGCTCATCTGTGCCAAATTCAAAGGCAAAAACATAGAGTCTgggctatcttcataaaacaccttggagttttggCCTGGATAACAACAACATCGACAAATAAAACCAGGTCCAGTTTGCTATTTCTGGTCATATCTAATTGTGGTGTAACCTTTACATGACCCACGTAACTGCACACTAATGCCCCTGTGCTCCTCTACTCCATTTGAGATCTGCtatttcaaatgtattttgtTTCCTAGATTCCTTCCAAATATTATTTTACATTTACAAATCACGTTACTCTTTTCTATGCCCAACTGTAATTTGGCATTAAAAACAAACTTCAACATTTCCT
This genomic interval carries:
- the suox gene encoding sulfite oxidase, mitochondrial isoform X1 → MLQKSSLLLCWNRWDSLFKPLCCSQSCTVMSFLRCTRSVLGIWQLRSRVQTEISAVLPQACSVCGFIRWKNTAANRAKNVDNQFSNTQWRHMVVGVLAGTGAVLVYGLYRQQVQQAEPKSVPELTSPSVSAQGNDVKPTYPIYTRQDVTKHKTMADGVWVTYKSGVYDITKFVDLHPGGNKIMLAAGGAIEPFWAMYAVHNQEHISKMLEEYKIGELSPEDQKLAISDVSDPYGNEPLRHPVLKVNSLKPFNAEPPLEILSDNYLTPNEIFFKRNHLPVPDIDPKKFHLEIMGEGLRSIQLTLNDLKTKFPKHTVTATLQCAGNRRSEMNAVRQVKGLNWGMAAIGNATWGGAKLSEVLKYAGIPENTNAKHVQFEGLDKDVSGSPYGASISIRKALAKDGDVLLAYEMNGEELSRDHGFPLRVIVPGVVGARNVKWLSKIIVSKEESKSHWQVNDYKGFSPSVDWDTVDFSTAPAIQELPIQSAITTPCNDDYLSADDDEVTVKGYAWSGAGREVIRVDVSLDGGMTWQVAELTGEKQDEDRAWAWKLWQLTVPLPKGQKNLEIICKAVDNNYNVQPDTVAPIWNLRGVLNNSWSRVKVTVRPSSG
- the suox gene encoding sulfite oxidase, mitochondrial isoform X2, with the translated sequence MSFLRCTRSVLGIWQLRSRVQTEISAVLPQACSVCGFIRWKNTAANRAKNVDNQFSNTQWRHMVVGVLAGTGAVLVYGLYRQQVQQAEPKSVPELTSPSVSAQGNDVKPTYPIYTRQDVTKHKTMADGVWVTYKSGVYDITKFVDLHPGGNKIMLAAGGAIEPFWAMYAVHNQEHISKMLEEYKIGELSPEDQKLAISDVSDPYGNEPLRHPVLKVNSLKPFNAEPPLEILSDNYLTPNEIFFKRNHLPVPDIDPKKFHLEIMGEGLRSIQLTLNDLKTKFPKHTVTATLQCAGNRRSEMNAVRQVKGLNWGMAAIGNATWGGAKLSEVLKYAGIPENTNAKHVQFEGLDKDVSGSPYGASISIRKALAKDGDVLLAYEMNGEELSRDHGFPLRVIVPGVVGARNVKWLSKIIVSKEESKSHWQVNDYKGFSPSVDWDTVDFSTAPAIQELPIQSAITTPCNDDYLSADDDEVTVKGYAWSGAGREVIRVDVSLDGGMTWQVAELTGEKQDEDRAWAWKLWQLTVPLPKGQKNLEIICKAVDNNYNVQPDTVAPIWNLRGVLNNSWSRVKVTVRPSSG